A genome region from Lytechinus pictus isolate F3 Inbred chromosome 14, Lp3.0, whole genome shotgun sequence includes the following:
- the LOC129276835 gene encoding uncharacterized protein LOC129276835 — protein MAAFLDSPESTLPPSMESKLNDVEGNVESDDGDAGSDIEQNTGLSVPTVDPSNAVSDVVGSLEDLLDGNMTTEDGTVIPKEVMMNTACIIFGDFAATFVACAFITNIFTFGKEFLLYDDGEIEKTNLIVTGVEAGLYLLTGCFTDWFGGYSEAIKIYGRICFIGACILPLLTFNWSVIGPTYGISVPIRRIFFYTARIVAGLGVCGIQATSPPFAARQIEKYGTNSVQSCFHYIYIAIQCAPLLALTGLSFIQLTVSFFCGYLATVGFIVLKMIFFKYVNSGFRQSTPDKGKAAGSIVTSATDEIKSILSSCRTYCHCSCCSNVTSSKLPSDEESMQLLCEISPIKSLTSSDDTTLLKTTSKQLKESEQRRNSSLPNKTYPSIPVSTATGNGSAPQPTKATATSSTSPVPSRIAKNSSPSTSTYGSLDLSSSNESLYESVRHCLWVGYAMLLLSCQVPYSMVRHQISTTYVSQAMRMKPSILGTSISPSLLQECLPLVGIVITPLVNVYIYPFIHTRFKTLTLANRIALGIVLATLSVLCAAIAETARKLFIDRGDSFVQEINNQTIVASDLTLDALIPQYVLMGAADVFVFITSLEFAFRQSPCTMQAIATGIFLCYEAVGRIMATLLVSLINRITAGDPWVPSDINNGHLNYYFLVLTAISLTNLITYMLMEKGYEEVDQYLCPDEETYGGGDSTSRSATPATQPAGTPTSNFLPKTPR, from the exons ATGGCCGCTTTTCTTGATTCCCCCGAATCAACCCTCCCGCCTTCGATGGAAAGCAAGCTCAATGATGTCGAGGGCAACGTTGAAAGCGACGATGGCGACGCTGGATCTGACATCGAGCAGAACACAGGACTATCCGTGCCCACAGTCGACCCATCAAATGCGGTGTCGGACGTCGTCGGCAGCCTCGAAGACTTACTGGACGGGAACATGACCACGGAAGACGGGACCGTCATCCCGAAAGAAGTCATGATGAACACCGCCTGCATCATCTTCGGCGATTTCGCGGCGACGTTCGTCGCGTGCGCATTCATAACCAACATCTTCACTTTCGGGAAGGAATTCTTGCTTTACGACGACGGCGAGATCGAGAAAACGAACCTGATCGTCACCGGCGTCGAAGCCGGGTTGTACCTCTTGACGGGGTGCTTCACGGATTGGTTCGGAGGTTACTCAGAAGCGATAAAAATATATGGACGAATCTGCTTCATAG GAGCCTGCATCCTACCTTTATTGACGTTCAACTGGTCTGTAATTGGTCCTACCTATGGCATATCTGTCCCTATTCGTCGTATATTCTTCTACACGGCCCGCATCGTCGCAGGATTGGGCGTGTGCGGCATTCAGGCGACTTCGCCTCCGTTTGCGGCGCGACAGATCGAGAAGTATGGTACTAACAGTGTCCAAAGTTGCTTTCACTA CATTTACATAGCGATACAGTGCGCACCCCTTCTAGCTTTGACTGGCCTTTCCTTCATTCAGCTTACCGTATCATTCTTCTGCGGATACCTGGCTACAGTTGGTTTCATCGTCCTCAAAATGATATTCTTTAAGTACGTCAACTCGGGGTTTCGTCAGAGCACACCAGACA AAGGAAAGGCAGCTGGTTCAATCGTGACGAGTGCAACCGATGAAATAAAGAGCATTCTTTCATCGTGCCGCACCTACTGCCATTGCAGTTGTTGCTCTAACGTCACTTCTTCCAAATTGCCTTCCGATGAGGAAAGTATGCAACTTCTTTGCGAAATCTCACCGATCAAGTCCTTGACCAGTAGCGACGATACGACTTTACTGAAGACGACATCAAAGCAGCTAAAGGAAAGTGAACAGCGAAGGAATAGTTCATTGCCGAACAAAACATATCCAAGCATTCCAGTCAGTACGGCAACAGGAAACGGAAGTGCTCCTCAACCGACCAAAGCAACAGCAACGTCATCTACATCACCGGTCCCGTCGAGAATTGCGAAGAACAGTTCACCTTCGACAAGCACTTACGGAAGCCTCGACCTATCTAGCTCGAATGAAAGCCTCTATGAATCAGTCCGCCATTGTTTGTGGGTAGGCTACGCAATGTTACTTCTGTCGTGCCAGGTTCCATACAGTATGGTGCGCCATCAG ATTTCAACGACCTATGTGAGTCAGGCGATGCGGATGAAGCCTTCAATTCTTGGGACAAGTATCAGCCCATCCCTCCTTCAAGAATGCCTGCCTCTGGTCGGCATAGTAATTACCCCACTTGTTAACGTGTACATCTATCCATTCATCCATACAAGATTCAAGACACTGACACTGGCGAACAGAATCG CACTCGGCATCGTCTTGGCGACGTTGTCCGTTCTCTGTGCCGCCATCGCAGAGACGGCTCGGAAGTTGTTTATCGACCGAGGCGATTCCTTCGTCCAGGAGATCAACAACCAAACCATTGTCGCTTCCGATCTCACACTGGATGCACTCATTCCTCAGTATGTCTTAATGGGCGCAGCCGATGTGTTCGTATTCATCACAA GTCTGGAGTTCGCATTTCGACAGTCCCCCTGTACTATGCAGGCGATAGCCACCGGGATCTTTCTGTGCTACGAAGCCGTTGGTCGTATCATGGCCACGCTACTTGTATCACTTATCAACAGAATCACGGCAG GTGATCCTTGGGTTCCAAGTGATATCAACAATGGTCATCTGAATTACTATTTTCTCGTCTTGACCGCCATCAGCTTGACCAATCTGATCACCTACATGTTGATGGAGAAAGGTTACGAAGAAGTTGATCAGTACCTGTGTCCTGACGAGGAAACCTACGGCGGTGGAGACAGCACCAGCCGATCGGCAACCCCTGCCACACAGCCAGCTGGCACACCAACTTCAAACTTTCTCCCAAAGACACCCCGCTAA